Proteins from a single region of Mucilaginibacter daejeonensis:
- the dcd gene encoding dCTP deaminase, which produces MILSDKRILEEIEKGNIIIEPFKRECLGTNSYDVHLGKYLATYRNRVLDAKVHNEIDGFEIPKEGYILQPGVLYLGVTVEYTETHKHVPFLEGKSSTGRLGIDIHATAGKGDVGFCNTWTLEISVAQPVKVYAGMPIGQLIYFVVEGDIETLYNTKGNAKYNNPTTRPVESMMWKNKF; this is translated from the coding sequence ATGATCTTATCAGATAAACGCATATTGGAAGAAATAGAGAAGGGCAACATCATCATCGAGCCTTTCAAGCGTGAGTGTTTGGGTACCAACTCCTACGATGTGCATCTGGGTAAGTACCTGGCCACTTACCGCAACCGCGTGCTTGACGCCAAAGTGCATAACGAGATCGACGGGTTCGAGATCCCTAAAGAAGGTTACATTTTACAACCAGGCGTACTTTACCTCGGCGTCACGGTCGAATATACTGAAACGCACAAGCACGTGCCTTTCCTGGAAGGTAAATCAAGCACCGGGCGTTTGGGCATCGATATACATGCTACCGCCGGTAAAGGCGACGTAGGTTTTTGCAATACCTGGACACTGGAGATATCAGTAGCGCAACCGGTAAAGGTTTACGCGGGTATGCCCATTGGCCAGCTTATCTATTTTGTGGTGGAGGGCGATATTGAAACCCTGTATAACACCAAGGGTAACGCTAAATATAATAACCCCACCACGCGCCCTGTCGAGAGCATGATGTGGAAAAATAAATTCTGA
- a CDS encoding SGNH/GDSL hydrolase family protein: MRTISFAFMFIAALAGCSGKNMDDVTTSLPQAKLDTIYKGNGQKVSYLALGDSYTIGEAVPQELSFPHQLSTALNQNNYKAEAPVIIARTGLTTDELMREISTRAIDRKFDIVTLLIGVNNQYRGYNIDTYRTEFVQLLNTALKYANNDKQRVFVVSIPDWGVTPFASGRDRQQIATEIDRYNAIAREETQKAGVSFIDITPASRAALNDASLIASDGLHPSGKMYANWVQQLIAPVAKSLK, encoded by the coding sequence ATGAGAACGATAAGCTTTGCATTTATGTTCATTGCGGCCCTGGCAGGCTGCTCAGGTAAGAATATGGACGACGTGACCACAAGCCTTCCGCAGGCAAAATTGGATACCATTTACAAAGGCAATGGCCAAAAAGTAAGCTACCTTGCTTTGGGCGACTCCTACACGATCGGTGAGGCGGTACCTCAGGAGTTATCGTTCCCGCATCAACTGAGCACTGCCCTCAACCAGAACAACTACAAGGCCGAAGCACCCGTGATCATTGCCCGAACCGGCTTGACCACTGACGAACTGATGCGCGAGATCAGTACCCGCGCCATCGATCGCAAGTTCGACATCGTGACCTTACTCATTGGGGTGAACAACCAGTATCGCGGCTACAATATCGACACCTATCGCACTGAGTTCGTGCAATTGCTGAACACCGCGCTCAAATATGCCAACAACGATAAGCAACGCGTTTTTGTGGTGTCCATTCCCGACTGGGGCGTTACACCTTTTGCCAGCGGCCGCGACCGTCAGCAGATCGCTACTGAGATAGACCGGTACAACGCTATAGCCCGCGAGGAGACCCAAAAGGCAGGCGTGAGTTTTATTGACATTACCCCCGCCTCCCGTGCCGCACTCAATGATGCCAGCCTCATCGCATCCGACGGGCTGCACCCATCAGGAAAAATGTACGCCAACTGGGTACAACAACTCATCGCGCCGGTAGCTAAGAGTTTGAAATAG
- a CDS encoding 4'-phosphopantetheinyl transferase family protein, translating to MAIAYRKQVDHDTEFALWRIEEDADTLYQQLQLDDAEQAFLEGLSNGKRHLHWLGTRVLLRTMLDTSEYIDCKVDAHGKPYLVNLPYHISLSHSFDYAAVMISKSRPVGIDIELIKEKVERIAGKFLQPIELDMIDPDHRIPHLYVCWCAKEAVYKCYGQKEVSFLDDIRIKPFDYSPEGTFEVDLKKDEVREQYQVHHLHYEDYMIGYVKA from the coding sequence ATGGCAATAGCATACCGTAAGCAGGTAGATCACGATACTGAATTTGCCCTCTGGCGCATTGAAGAGGATGCTGATACGCTTTATCAGCAGTTGCAACTTGATGACGCGGAACAGGCTTTCCTGGAAGGACTATCGAACGGTAAGCGCCACCTGCATTGGCTGGGCACCAGGGTGCTGTTACGCACCATGCTCGACACCTCCGAGTACATCGATTGTAAGGTTGACGCACATGGCAAGCCTTATCTGGTCAACCTGCCCTATCATATCTCGCTAAGCCACTCATTTGATTACGCGGCCGTCATGATCAGTAAAAGCCGACCCGTAGGCATCGATATAGAGCTGATCAAAGAAAAGGTAGAACGGATAGCAGGCAAATTTTTGCAGCCCATAGAGCTGGATATGATAGACCCTGATCACCGGATACCGCACCTATACGTTTGCTGGTGCGCCAAGGAAGCGGTATACAAATGCTACGGCCAAAAAGAGGTATCGTTCCTGGATGACATCCGCATCAAACCTTTCGATTACTCACCTGAAGGAACTTTCGAGGTTGATCTAAAAAAGGATGAGGTAAGGGAGCAGTACCAGGTACACCATTTGCATTACGAAGACTACATGATCGGTTACGTAAAGGCTTGA
- the lipB gene encoding lipoyl(octanoyl) transferase LipB, with the protein MKNKQVHFSDWGLTDYKEAWDRQEEIFNATVKLKGELRNRQAAATAGEEPVEDTATPNHLIFCEHPHVFTLGNSGTPDHLLLDEAGLKEKNALYYPIKRGGDITYHGPGQLVVYPILDLDNFFTDIHLYLRTLEEAVIQTLAHYGITAGRYPGYTGVWLDPDNERARKICAMGVRCSRWVTMHGLAFNVNANLDYFGYIVPCGIDDKDVTSMQRELGHPVDINEVKNILKHHISVLFGMEMLG; encoded by the coding sequence ATGAAGAACAAACAAGTACATTTCAGCGATTGGGGACTGACCGACTATAAAGAGGCTTGGGACCGCCAGGAAGAGATATTCAACGCCACGGTAAAGCTGAAGGGCGAACTGCGTAACCGACAGGCCGCGGCCACTGCGGGCGAGGAGCCGGTGGAGGACACTGCAACCCCAAACCACCTGATCTTTTGTGAACATCCACATGTATTCACCTTAGGTAACAGCGGCACGCCCGATCACTTATTATTGGATGAGGCCGGGCTGAAAGAAAAGAACGCCCTATACTACCCCATCAAGCGCGGTGGCGATATCACCTATCATGGCCCGGGCCAGCTGGTGGTATACCCGATCCTTGACCTCGACAATTTCTTTACCGATATACACCTCTACCTGCGCACACTGGAAGAGGCCGTGATACAGACCCTGGCTCACTATGGCATCACCGCAGGCCGCTACCCCGGCTACACCGGCGTTTGGCTGGACCCCGACAATGAGCGTGCCCGCAAGATCTGCGCTATGGGCGTACGTTGCAGCCGCTGGGTCACCATGCACGGGCTTGCCTTTAATGTGAACGCCAACTTAGATTACTTTGGCTACATAGTGCCATGCGGTATAGATGATAAGGATGTGACCTCCATGCAGCGTGAGTTGGGGCACCCGGTAGATATAAATGAAGTGAAGAACATCCTTAAACACCACATTTCCGTACTTTTTGGTATGGAGATGTTGGGATGA